The window TCCACATGGCCAGCTACTGGCTTTGCAAGTTTTTTATGCAAAGGGACTTCAGCGACATGGAAATTTAATCTTTTTAACTTATCTTTAGCTTTTCTAGGCATTTTCGGATCTATAATGGCTATATTTCTCCTTGCATCCCTTATCTTCCCCCATCCTCCCTTATCTTCCCTTATCACAATCTTCACACTAAAATACTTCTCTAAAAATTTCTTCTCCGTTCCTTTATGCCCTGAGACAAGACTAAACATATTTTCTGGAACATGGATCTCTATACAAGACCGATTCGCAACGAATCTATCCTTAACTGCTCGAATTATCCTATTCCGCATCTGTCTTGCCCTTACCATCTCGCCAAATGCTGGATGATATGGTCCTGCGAGCATGGTCTTTTTTGAGCCAAGATCTTTTGAAGGATGTAGACCTATGCGTATGACCTTTACGCCTCCAGATTCAAATATATCAGCGACTTTAGCTGCCTGGTCAATTGCCTTCTCCAATGTAAGAGGCTTGTACTTCATTTTAGCGAGCTCTGTGCCCTTTATAACAAGTGTGGGATAGATGCGCGCGGTTTCAGGTTTTAACTTAGTAAGTTTCTTAGCAGTTTCTATGGATTTTTCAAGCGTATCCCCTGGCAAACCCAGCATTACCTGCACGCCTAACTTAAGTCCTGCCTTCTTAATGCATTTGACTGCGTTTCGAACATCGCCCTCTCGTTTTATCTTTTTTAAAACGCCTTTATCCAGCGACTGTATTCCTAATTCAACTATTCTCCCGCCTTTTTTCTTAAACATCTTCATTGCCTTTAAACTAATTGATGCAGGATGCGTGGACATACGAAGAGTATGAGGCTTAGCAGCGTCGAGGTAGCGTTCTTGAACCCTCTCAGGCAAAAACGTAAACGTGCCACCAAAAAATGCCACCTCTACATCTTCTTCTTTAGGAATAGTCTTGAGATTCCGCTTGATTATAGATTTGACTTCTTCAGCGGTAGGCATCCTAACAACCCCAGAAATCCTATGCTGGTCACAATATACGCACTTATACGGACACCCTGCGTGAGGAATAAAGATAGGAATGATTTTCATCGAGGCTATTTTTTATTATGGAATAAAATGGTAACTAGAAGTACTATGCTGAACATGGAAAGATTAGCTATGGCAAATACTTTCCAGACTAAAAAATCACTCTTTAGTCCGGATGGAAACATTGCTAAAAGGCATGCCCATATTCCTATGGCCCAGGCGATGCTAATGTCTTTTGAGGAGCGCCGTTTTATTATGCGCATAATAAGCGGGATGTTCCAGAGAGGCATAACTATTGAGGCGATTAAGGCAATTTTATCTATCAT is drawn from Candidatus Gorgyraea atricola and contains these coding sequences:
- a CDS encoding radical SAM protein, whose amino-acid sequence is MKIIPIFIPHAGCPYKCVYCDQHRISGVVRMPTAEEVKSIIKRNLKTIPKEEDVEVAFFGGTFTFLPERVQERYLDAAKPHTLRMSTHPASISLKAMKMFKKKGGRIVELGIQSLDKGVLKKIKREGDVRNAVKCIKKAGLKLGVQVMLGLPGDTLEKSIETAKKLTKLKPETARIYPTLVIKGTELAKMKYKPLTLEKAIDQAAKVADIFESGGVKVIRIGLHPSKDLGSKKTMLAGPYHPAFGEMVRARQMRNRIIRAVKDRFVANRSCIEIHVPENMFSLVSGHKGTEKKFLEKYFSVKIVIREDKGGWGKIRDARRNIAIIDPKMPRKAKDKLKRLNFHVAEVPLHKKLAKPVAGHVDMMLFKHGNKIIYEPSLEKIAGLLRQNGYNCIKGEPITFSKYPKDIIYNACSINYHIIHYKGKIEKNIKSLKAKHVLVNQGYAKCSIVPVDKDRIITSDKGIKELWKNSLFVKSGHVKLPGYKTGFIGGSSGVTDKVVFFVGKLENKSIRDFIRKSGKGIIELYNGPLYDVGTILFLPCLSKNRVLY